From a region of the Xanthomonas rydalmerensis genome:
- the mnmA gene encoding tRNA 2-thiouridine(34) synthase MnmA, whose translation MSGATVMVGVSGGVDSSVAAWQLVQQGAAVSGLFMQNWADDGSGDCRADDDRRDAVAVCGRLGIPFHFRDFSQEYWQGVFAHFLAEYAAGRTPNPDVLCNREVKFKHFLDAARELGAERIATGHYARVDSVGGRWRLLRGLDRNKDQSYFLHQLGQAQLAATLFPVGELPKEQVRRIAREAGLPTHAKKDSTGICFIGERDFREFLGRYLPARRGEIRDPHEQVVAEHPGVFYFTLGQREGLNIGGVRGRAAAPWYVVGKDVARNVLYVDQDRDSPYLMANRLQSETAHWIAGAPPARRFDCTAQTRYRQADEPCTVEVGDDGTLSVRFARPQRAVTPGQSLVLYQGEECLGGAVIATTDAPLERRLAQQAPAAHEDTIP comes from the coding sequence GCGCAACGGTCATGGTCGGGGTCTCCGGCGGCGTGGATTCGTCGGTGGCGGCCTGGCAACTGGTCCAGCAGGGTGCGGCGGTGTCGGGGCTGTTCATGCAGAACTGGGCCGACGACGGGAGCGGCGACTGCCGCGCCGACGACGACCGCCGCGATGCGGTGGCGGTCTGCGGGCGGCTGGGCATCCCGTTCCATTTCCGCGATTTTTCGCAGGAGTACTGGCAAGGCGTGTTCGCACACTTCCTGGCCGAATACGCCGCCGGGCGCACCCCAAACCCGGACGTGCTGTGCAACCGCGAGGTCAAGTTCAAGCATTTCCTGGACGCGGCGCGCGAACTCGGCGCCGAACGCATCGCCACCGGCCACTATGCGCGGGTGGACAGCGTCGGCGGCCGCTGGCGGCTGCTGCGTGGGCTGGACCGCAACAAGGACCAGAGCTACTTCCTGCATCAGCTGGGCCAGGCGCAACTGGCGGCGACCCTGTTCCCGGTCGGCGAACTGCCCAAGGAACAGGTGCGCCGCATCGCCCGCGAGGCCGGCCTGCCGACCCATGCCAAGAAGGACTCCACCGGCATATGCTTCATCGGCGAACGCGATTTCCGCGAATTCCTGGGGCGTTACCTGCCGGCCCGGCGCGGCGAGATCCGCGATCCGCACGAGCAGGTCGTGGCCGAGCATCCGGGGGTGTTCTACTTCACCCTGGGCCAGCGCGAGGGCCTGAACATCGGCGGGGTGCGCGGGCGCGCCGCGGCGCCGTGGTACGTGGTCGGCAAGGACGTCGCCCGGAACGTGCTGTACGTCGACCAGGACCGCGACAGCCCCTACCTGATGGCCAACCGGCTGCAGTCCGAGACCGCGCACTGGATCGCCGGCGCGCCGCCGGCACGACGCTTCGACTGCACCGCCCAGACCCGCTACCGCCAGGCCGACGAGCCCTGCACGGTCGAGGTCGGCGACGACGGCACCCTGTCGGTGCGCTTCGCGCGCCCGCAGCGCGCCGTCACCCCCGGGCAGTCGCTGGTGCTGTACCAGGGCGAGGAATGCCTGGGCGGCGCCGTGATCGCCACTACCGATGCCCCGCTGGAGCGCCGCCTGGCGCAGCAGGCACCCGCCGCACACGAGGACACGATTCCATGA
- the hflD gene encoding high frequency lysogenization protein HflD, producing the protein MTDSMDARMLALAGMAQALQQVRRIAETGQSEASLVRTLLDSVFRIDAPSPEAVYGRRADLAPGLRLLHNYFRNQGQDEVLPRLALAVIQLERRFAGDAETDAKVDAGLARIAPLLERHGDSTHPEVIAAMGQLYADTISHLRPRVMVQGNPHYLGQAGVVAEIRALLLAAVRAAVLWRQMGGSLWDFLLAKRRMRDTVDRALG; encoded by the coding sequence ATGACCGATTCCATGGACGCGCGCATGCTGGCGCTGGCGGGCATGGCCCAGGCCCTGCAGCAGGTGCGGCGCATCGCCGAGACCGGCCAGTCGGAGGCGTCGCTGGTGCGCACCCTGCTCGACAGCGTGTTCCGCATCGACGCGCCCAGCCCCGAGGCGGTGTACGGCCGCCGCGCCGACCTGGCGCCAGGCCTGCGCCTGCTGCACAACTACTTCCGCAACCAGGGCCAGGACGAGGTGCTGCCGCGGCTGGCGCTGGCGGTGATCCAGCTGGAGCGGCGCTTCGCCGGCGATGCCGAGACCGACGCCAAGGTCGACGCCGGCCTGGCCCGGATCGCGCCGCTGCTGGAGCGCCATGGCGACAGCACCCACCCGGAGGTGATCGCGGCGATGGGCCAGCTCTACGCCGACACCATCAGCCACCTGCGCCCCCGGGTGATGGTGCAGGGCAATCCGCACTACCTGGGCCAGGCCGGGGTGGTGGCCGAGATCCGCGCGCTGCTGCTGGCGGCGGTGCGCGCGGCGGTGCTGTGGCGGCAGATGGGCGGCAGCCTGTGGGACTTCCTGCTGGCCAAGCGGCGCATGCGCGACACCGTGGACCGCGCGCTGGGCTGA
- a CDS encoding methyl-accepting chemotaxis protein → MYSRLLIRLAAPLALTLLFPIAAGFDWPAPVRWAILTTMTLSWLGFAGWTAYSQTRRSPEQAKVMREQDHLLNELRSFVGNEIEGSRSEIERARELIRQAVSGLGGSFEAMNRKSRQQSVALARIVDRAGEDGGAGVDVARFAQHASQRMEQLVEALEQVSGQSSTTVHYIDDMSQHLDGIFALLEDVKSIADQTNLLALNAAIEAARAGEAGRGFAVVADEVRNLSERSTTFNEQIRKLAHSSKDAIAKVRETVSNMASRDMDRSREARAEAAAMLDNVAAINHSLGDGMREISECGRAIDSSVAEAVRALQFEDIATQALGGVHTHLDRLTAINREAVALQELLHRNGGVFDHELIDALQRVGNRLRDMRTEWERPPHKPVAQQSMGAGTVELF, encoded by the coding sequence ATGTACTCACGCCTCCTGATCCGTCTGGCCGCCCCGCTCGCCCTGACGCTGCTGTTCCCCATCGCCGCCGGTTTCGACTGGCCGGCCCCGGTCCGTTGGGCCATCCTCACCACCATGACGCTGAGCTGGCTCGGCTTCGCCGGCTGGACCGCGTACAGCCAGACCCGGCGCTCGCCGGAGCAGGCCAAGGTCATGCGCGAGCAGGACCACCTGCTGAACGAACTGCGCAGCTTCGTCGGCAACGAGATCGAGGGCTCCCGCTCCGAGATCGAACGTGCCCGCGAACTGATCCGCCAAGCCGTCAGCGGCCTGGGCGGCAGCTTCGAGGCAATGAACCGCAAGTCGCGGCAGCAGAGCGTGGCGCTGGCCCGCATCGTCGACCGCGCCGGCGAAGACGGCGGTGCCGGTGTGGACGTGGCCCGCTTCGCCCAGCATGCCAGCCAGCGCATGGAGCAACTGGTGGAGGCACTGGAGCAGGTCAGCGGCCAGAGCAGCACCACGGTGCACTACATCGACGACATGTCCCAGCATCTGGACGGCATCTTCGCCCTGCTGGAGGACGTCAAGTCGATCGCCGACCAGACCAACCTGCTGGCGCTGAACGCGGCGATCGAAGCGGCGCGTGCCGGCGAGGCGGGCCGCGGCTTCGCGGTGGTGGCCGACGAGGTGCGCAACCTGTCCGAGCGCTCGACCACCTTCAACGAGCAGATCCGCAAGCTGGCGCACAGCTCCAAGGACGCCATCGCCAAGGTCCGCGAGACGGTCTCGAACATGGCCTCGCGCGACATGGACCGCTCCCGCGAGGCGCGGGCCGAGGCCGCGGCGATGCTGGACAACGTGGCCGCGATCAACCACTCGCTGGGCGACGGCATGCGCGAGATCTCCGAGTGCGGCCGCGCCATCGACAGCAGCGTCGCCGAAGCGGTGCGCGCCCTGCAGTTCGAGGACATCGCGACCCAGGCCCTGGGCGGCGTGCACACCCACCTGGACCGCCTGACCGCGATCAACCGCGAGGCCGTGGCGCTGCAGGAACTGCTGCACCGCAATGGCGGGGTGTTCGACCACGAACTGATCGACGCTCTGCAGCGGGTCGGCAACCGCCTGCGCGACATGCGCACCGAGTGGGAGCGCCCGCCGCACAAGCCGGTGGCGCAGCAGAGCATGGGCGCCGGCACTGTCGAGCTGTTCTAA
- a CDS encoding AAA-associated domain-containing protein codes for MSYSASVPERAPLVRVQGVRKTYDKGGATPLVVLEDVDLTLHSGQIVGLLGRSGSGKSTLLRAIAGLLQPSAGSIAFRDAAPGQVADDIAMVFQSFALFPWLTVLQNVEVGLEARGVAADERRRRALAAIDLIGLDGYEGAYPKELSGGMRQRVGLARALVVRPKLLLMDEPFSALDVLTAETLRTDLLDLWSEGRMPIESILMVTHNIEEAVLMCDRIVIFGANPGRVIGEIEVTLPQPRNRLAPAFRALVDDIYARMTASPQRPQTREGVFPGSGIAMVLPRVSSNLMAGLIEAVAAEPYHGRADLPPLAAGLQLEVDELFPIAETLQLLRFAVFEQGDLQLTPAGQRFAELGTDARKQLFAQHLATYVPLAAHIRRVLDERPAHHAPARRFRDELEDHMSEAYAAETVQAVTSWARYAEYFAYDKQADLFSLENPS; via the coding sequence ATGAGCTATTCCGCAAGCGTGCCCGAGCGCGCCCCGCTGGTCCGCGTGCAGGGCGTGCGCAAGACCTACGACAAGGGCGGGGCGACGCCGCTGGTGGTACTGGAGGATGTCGACCTGACCCTGCACTCGGGGCAGATCGTGGGCCTGCTCGGCCGTTCCGGCTCGGGCAAGTCGACCCTGTTGCGCGCCATCGCCGGGCTGCTGCAGCCCAGCGCCGGCAGCATCGCCTTCCGCGACGCCGCGCCCGGCCAGGTTGCCGACGACATCGCCATGGTGTTCCAGAGCTTCGCCCTGTTCCCGTGGCTGACCGTGCTGCAGAACGTGGAAGTCGGCCTGGAGGCGCGCGGCGTGGCCGCCGACGAGCGCCGCCGGCGCGCCCTGGCGGCGATCGACCTGATCGGCCTGGACGGCTACGAGGGCGCCTATCCGAAGGAACTGTCCGGCGGCATGCGCCAGCGCGTGGGCCTGGCGCGGGCGCTGGTGGTGCGGCCGAAGCTGCTGCTGATGGACGAACCGTTCTCGGCGCTGGACGTGCTGACCGCCGAGACCCTGCGTACCGACCTGCTGGATCTGTGGTCGGAAGGGCGCATGCCGATCGAATCGATCCTGATGGTCACCCACAACATCGAAGAGGCGGTGTTGATGTGCGACCGCATCGTGATCTTCGGCGCCAACCCGGGGCGGGTGATCGGCGAGATCGAGGTGACCCTGCCGCAGCCGCGCAATCGCCTGGCACCGGCGTTCCGCGCCCTGGTCGACGACATCTACGCGCGCATGACCGCCAGCCCGCAGCGGCCACAGACCCGCGAAGGCGTGTTCCCGGGCAGCGGCATCGCCATGGTGTTGCCGCGGGTCTCGAGCAACCTGATGGCCGGCCTGATCGAGGCGGTGGCGGCCGAGCCGTACCACGGCCGGGCCGACCTGCCGCCGCTGGCCGCCGGCCTGCAACTGGAAGTGGACGAACTGTTCCCGATCGCCGAGACCCTGCAACTGCTGCGCTTCGCCGTGTTCGAACAGGGCGACCTGCAGCTGACGCCGGCCGGGCAGCGCTTCGCCGAGCTGGGCACCGATGCGCGCAAGCAGCTGTTCGCCCAGCACCTGGCCACCTACGTGCCGTTGGCCGCGCACATCCGCCGCGTGCTCGACGAACGCCCCGCACATCACGCGCCGGCGCGCCGCTTCCGCGACGAGCTGGAAGACCACATGTCCGAGGCCTATGCGGCGGAGACGGTGCAGGCGGTCACCAGCTGGGCGCGCTACGCCGAGTATTTCGCCTACGACAAGCAGGCGGACCTGTTCTCGCTGGAGAATCCGAGCTGA
- a CDS encoding ABC transporter permease subunit, with protein sequence MLPFARDRSAPGQLAARPGVLPNLHDLAVFALLLGLGALLLHGASDMRAPLPPAGTAAVSLDLWQLPEYGLRTTLRMFAAMAASLVFTFVVATLAAKSRRAERVIVPALDILQSVPVLGFLTFTVTFFLGLFPGRQIGAELASIFAIFTSQAWNMAFSFYQSLRNVPRDLDEVSRGFGLSAWQRFWRLEAPYATPSLIWNMMMSMSGGWFFVVASEAISVGDHTLELPGIGSYLALAIGQRNFAAVGWAVVAMAVLIALYDQLLFRPIVAWSDKFRAELTASQDKPQSWLYDLLRRTRLAKRLVAPLAWIWQRAMLVRWTPRRQPQPVAAPRASGRSGVWGDRLWSAALAVAGAAAAWFAYDYGRRHLGLHDLSEAFGGGLATLLRVVVLIALASVVWVPIGVWIGLRPKVAQRVQPLAQFLAAFPANVLFPFAVLAIVSTGADPNIWLSPLMILGTQWYILFNVIAGASAFPTDLREAATIYHLRSWTWWRRVILPGIFPYYITGALTASGGSWNASIVAELASWGHTQVQAYGLGAYIARATAAGDGPRVLLGVAVMSLFVTLFNRAVWRRLYAFAERRLRFD encoded by the coding sequence ATGCTGCCATTCGCTCGCGACCGCTCCGCGCCCGGACAGCTCGCCGCACGCCCCGGCGTGCTGCCCAACCTGCACGATCTGGCGGTGTTCGCGCTGCTGCTGGGCCTGGGCGCGCTGCTGCTGCACGGCGCGTCCGACATGCGCGCGCCGCTGCCGCCGGCAGGCACCGCCGCGGTGTCGCTGGATCTGTGGCAGCTGCCCGAATACGGCCTGCGCACCACCTTGCGCATGTTCGCGGCGATGGCCGCCTCGCTGGTGTTCACCTTCGTGGTGGCGACTCTGGCCGCCAAGAGCCGGCGCGCCGAGCGGGTGATCGTGCCGGCGCTGGACATCCTGCAGTCGGTGCCGGTGCTGGGCTTCCTCACCTTCACCGTGACCTTCTTCCTCGGCCTGTTCCCCGGCCGCCAGATCGGCGCCGAGCTGGCCTCGATCTTCGCCATCTTCACCAGCCAGGCCTGGAACATGGCGTTCTCGTTCTACCAGTCGCTGCGCAACGTGCCGCGCGACCTGGACGAGGTGTCGCGTGGCTTCGGGCTCAGCGCCTGGCAGCGTTTCTGGCGGCTGGAGGCGCCGTACGCCACGCCCTCGCTGATCTGGAACATGATGATGTCGATGTCCGGCGGCTGGTTCTTCGTGGTCGCCTCCGAGGCGATCAGCGTCGGCGACCACACCCTGGAACTGCCCGGCATCGGCTCGTACCTGGCGCTGGCGATCGGCCAGCGCAACTTCGCCGCGGTCGGCTGGGCGGTGGTGGCGATGGCCGTGCTGATCGCGCTGTACGACCAGTTGCTGTTCCGCCCGATCGTGGCCTGGTCGGACAAGTTCCGCGCCGAACTCACCGCCTCGCAGGACAAGCCGCAGTCGTGGCTGTACGACCTGCTGCGGCGCACGCGCCTGGCCAAGCGCCTGGTCGCACCGCTGGCCTGGATCTGGCAGCGCGCCATGCTGGTGCGCTGGACGCCGCGGCGCCAGCCGCAGCCCGTGGCGGCACCGCGCGCATCCGGCCGCAGCGGGGTCTGGGGCGATCGACTGTGGAGCGCGGCGCTGGCCGTCGCCGGTGCGGCCGCGGCCTGGTTCGCCTACGACTATGGCCGTCGCCATCTGGGCCTGCACGACCTGTCCGAGGCCTTCGGCGGCGGCCTGGCGACGTTGCTGCGGGTGGTGGTGCTGATCGCCCTGGCCAGCGTGGTGTGGGTGCCGATCGGGGTGTGGATCGGGCTGCGTCCGAAGGTGGCGCAGCGGGTGCAGCCGCTGGCGCAGTTCCTGGCCGCGTTCCCGGCCAACGTGTTGTTCCCGTTCGCGGTGCTGGCCATCGTCAGCACCGGCGCCGACCCCAACATCTGGCTGTCGCCGCTGATGATCCTCGGCACCCAGTGGTACATCCTGTTCAACGTGATCGCCGGCGCCAGCGCGTTCCCCACCGATCTGCGCGAGGCCGCGACCATCTACCACCTGCGCTCGTGGACCTGGTGGCGGCGGGTGATCCTGCCCGGCATCTTTCCGTACTACATCACCGGTGCGCTCACCGCGTCGGGCGGTTCCTGGAACGCCAGCATCGTGGCCGAGCTGGCCAGCTGGGGCCACACCCAGGTGCAGGCTTACGGCCTCGGCGCCTACATCGCCCGCGCCACCGCCGCCGGCGACGGCCCGCGGGTGCTGCTCGGGGTGGCGGTGATGTCGCTGTTCGTGACCCTCTTCAACCGCGCGGTCTGGCGACGCCTGTACGCCTTCGCCGAACGCCGCCTGCGTTTCGACTGA
- a CDS encoding sensor domain-containing protein, giving the protein MDQGVIASLLQHPLTSALVLLDADGRPLAANRAAQALELPRTVEAYAELLRAARERLLGGETMLACALPGTAGRRLDGWLRAVRDDSGGLLAYTLSVPEPVGSDGATRWEIALDSAEHGLWDWDIPSDTIFRSERWKRMLGYGGDAPADGLNALLPLVHSDDQERLRQAIRAHFEGSTETYMCEFRLRRQDGQWHWILDRGRIVARTADGSPLRMIGTHTDIHEQKLLEQRLRDQQTLLREAQRMTRMGSWSWDPLNDRVWCSREFLRVTGLDEQQTPSSRGWLRLLSRDSMAQLISIWRRMAREAKPANFEVELLRGSESPLHLRVWAQPQVEADGRVQRVLGQVQNITEQRQTDALIRWRTELLNRVSALGKIGGCEIEVGTRRMQWTEECYRIHGLRKEAIDLDHALALYTQDSRDAFESALARIAEGGLPEQLDLCFHRPSGQRIWVQVLIELDERDGLPPRFVVLFRDITREREASERIELLAHYDLLTGLPNRQLLREQAEKAMHDSVERGTTLAMLFVDLDGFKSINDSFGHATGDALLKLAATRMHQQLRTSDLFGRFSGDEFVVVLRDLAEPGDAGHVARKLIAALAEPLHSGENVIKIGASIGIALMEEGRQDFDGLLRAADAAMYAAKESGRNTCHYYSQDVLLRAQRRLEIEHALHGALDREEFSLVYQPLVHAAGERAPAVEALLRWHRPGHGHCNPAEFIPIAEECGEIVRLGDWVIGEACRQAAAWDAAGLSFDRVSVNVSAMQLRDRGFAERVIELCQRNGWSPKRLELELTESALIRDSESLRRCFELFEQEGVLLAVDDFGTGFSNLHYLNRFPVQRLKIDRSFVQDMLHDTGTAKVTQAIVQLGHALGMQVVAEGVETVQEEALLREQGCDEIQGYLHSRPLPPRELAAWLRARQQVAPATHPRLVLAAQ; this is encoded by the coding sequence GTGGATCAAGGCGTCATCGCAAGCTTGCTGCAGCACCCGCTCACCTCGGCGCTCGTCCTGCTGGACGCCGATGGCAGGCCGCTGGCGGCGAACCGGGCAGCGCAGGCACTGGAGTTGCCGCGCACCGTGGAGGCGTACGCCGAGCTGCTGCGTGCGGCCCGCGAGCGCCTGCTTGGCGGCGAGACCATGCTGGCCTGCGCCTTGCCCGGCACCGCCGGGCGGCGCCTGGACGGCTGGCTGCGTGCGGTCCGCGACGACAGCGGCGGCCTGCTGGCCTACACCCTCAGCGTGCCCGAACCGGTCGGCAGCGACGGCGCCACCCGTTGGGAAATCGCCCTGGACAGCGCCGAGCACGGCCTGTGGGACTGGGACATCCCCAGCGACACCATTTTCCGCTCCGAACGCTGGAAACGCATGCTCGGCTACGGCGGCGATGCCCCGGCCGATGGCCTGAACGCGCTGCTGCCGCTGGTCCACAGCGACGACCAGGAGCGCCTGCGCCAGGCGATCCGCGCGCATTTCGAGGGCAGCACCGAAACCTACATGTGCGAGTTCCGCCTGCGCCGGCAGGACGGGCAGTGGCACTGGATCCTGGACCGCGGCCGGATCGTCGCGCGCACCGCCGACGGCAGCCCGCTGCGCATGATCGGCACGCACACCGACATCCACGAGCAGAAGCTGCTCGAGCAGCGCCTGCGCGACCAGCAGACCCTGCTGCGCGAGGCGCAGCGCATGACCCGCATGGGCAGCTGGTCCTGGGATCCGCTGAATGACCGGGTGTGGTGCTCGCGCGAGTTCCTGCGCGTCACCGGCCTGGACGAACAGCAGACGCCGAGCAGCCGCGGCTGGCTGCGCCTGCTCAGCCGCGATTCGATGGCGCAGCTGATCTCGATCTGGCGGCGCATGGCGCGCGAGGCCAAACCGGCCAATTTCGAGGTGGAGCTGTTGCGCGGCAGCGAGTCGCCGCTGCACCTGCGGGTGTGGGCGCAGCCGCAGGTGGAGGCCGACGGCCGCGTCCAGCGCGTGCTGGGCCAGGTGCAGAACATCACCGAGCAGCGCCAGACCGACGCGCTGATCCGCTGGCGCACCGAACTGCTCAACCGGGTCTCGGCGCTGGGCAAGATCGGCGGCTGCGAGATCGAGGTCGGCACCCGGCGCATGCAGTGGACCGAGGAGTGCTATCGCATCCATGGCCTGCGCAAGGAGGCCATCGATCTGGATCACGCGTTGGCCCTGTACACCCAGGACTCGCGCGATGCGTTCGAGTCGGCACTGGCGCGCATCGCCGAGGGCGGCCTGCCGGAGCAACTGGACCTGTGCTTCCACCGCCCGTCCGGGCAGCGCATCTGGGTGCAGGTGCTGATCGAACTGGACGAGCGCGACGGTCTGCCGCCGCGCTTCGTGGTGCTGTTCCGCGACATCACCCGTGAACGCGAGGCCAGCGAGCGCATCGAGCTGCTGGCCCACTACGACCTGCTCACCGGCCTGCCGAACCGGCAGCTGCTGCGCGAACAGGCCGAGAAGGCGATGCACGATTCGGTGGAGCGCGGCACCACGCTGGCGATGCTGTTCGTCGACCTGGACGGCTTCAAGAGCATCAACGATTCCTTCGGCCACGCCACCGGCGACGCACTGCTGAAGCTGGCGGCCACCCGCATGCATCAGCAACTGCGCACCAGCGACCTGTTCGGCCGCTTCAGCGGCGACGAATTCGTGGTGGTGCTGCGCGACCTGGCCGAGCCCGGCGACGCCGGGCACGTGGCGCGCAAGCTGATCGCGGCGCTGGCCGAACCGCTGCACAGCGGCGAGAACGTGATCAAGATCGGCGCCAGCATCGGCATCGCGCTGATGGAGGAGGGGCGCCAGGACTTCGACGGCCTGCTGCGCGCGGCCGATGCGGCGATGTACGCGGCCAAGGAGTCCGGACGCAACACCTGCCACTACTACAGCCAGGACGTGCTGCTGCGTGCGCAGCGGCGCCTGGAGATCGAGCACGCCCTGCACGGCGCGCTGGACCGCGAGGAGTTCTCGCTGGTGTACCAGCCGCTGGTGCATGCGGCGGGCGAGCGGGCCCCGGCGGTCGAAGCGCTGCTGCGCTGGCATCGCCCCGGCCATGGCCACTGCAATCCGGCCGAGTTCATTCCGATCGCCGAGGAGTGCGGCGAGATCGTACGCCTGGGCGACTGGGTGATCGGCGAGGCCTGCCGCCAGGCCGCGGCCTGGGATGCGGCGGGGCTGAGCTTCGACCGCGTCTCGGTGAACGTCTCGGCGATGCAGTTGCGCGACCGCGGCTTCGCCGAGCGGGTGATCGAGCTGTGCCAGCGCAACGGCTGGTCGCCGAAGCGGCTGGAGCTGGAGCTGACCGAGTCGGCGCTGATCCGCGACAGCGAATCGCTGCGCCGCTGCTTCGAACTGTTCGAACAGGAAGGCGTGCTGCTGGCGGTGGACGATTTCGGTACCGGCTTCTCCAACCTGCATTACCTCAACCGCTTCCCGGTGCAGCGCCTGAAGATCGACCGCAGCTTCGTGCAGGACATGCTGCACGACACTGGCACTGCCAAGGTCACCCAGGCGATCGTGCAGCTCGGCCACGCGCTGGGCATGCAGGTGGTGGCCGAGGGCGTGGAAACCGTGCAGGAAGAGGCGCTGCTGCGCGAGCAGGGCTGCGACGAGATCCAGGGCTATCTGCACTCGCGGCCGCTGCCGCCGCGCGAACTGGCGGCCTGGTTGCGCGCGCGCCAGCAGGTGGCGCCGGCGACGCATCCGCGGCTGGTGCTGGCTGCGCAGTGA
- a CDS encoding PAS domain S-box protein, producing the protein MQPQRDSALPTQATSGMRLAQRLDRGIWRVVLLYVLLGLALSIGSDLVLVHFVDDRGTLVALQLVNDALFLALTAVALYYLLRPLVRAAVQAHTRLALSEAGYRQMFHANPSPMLVYDLEGLRILDVNPAAVAFFGWSHDEFVGLELARLWPPSASARLAEVIETIRQTPSKTCVVAEPLRLRDGSQCMAEARSTSLDYHGRQARLVVISDRSAEYDAQRRRDQALQHLQEAQSIARLGSWQLDRASGLGSYSEQVYRMLGRRVPEQPRQHRLEELLVPPDVPSQARIQRVIEDLCGSAPLQLDMLLPVLAADGQARMLHLRAESSSDDEGSACVHGTLQDVTEHERSRRLLHEREEQFRELVRVLPDGVAILHQEHVLYANAACAGQFGFEGENLLGEPLQGLVDSADLPLVRQRMGAAGAKGERGATARMCRRDGSLFHAGLSFGNVRYSGRDCKLLIVRDLSEPERMRDALAQSNRELQAMARRLFSLQEDERRAISRDLHDDIGQAITAMKLSAHAALDETDAERRREDLSEIVNLADSSITKLRNLSTLLRPPQLDALGLEAALRWQAGMLFRASPVRLHLDIAALPERPSGEVEQACFRIAQESLTNVLRHASAGEVRMTLGDEERQRLRLEVVDDGDGFDPAGPRGLGLIVMRERAQSAGGTLQIDTAPGAGTRVSLCLPYTTAAAPSPPPGT; encoded by the coding sequence ATGCAACCACAACGCGACAGTGCCTTGCCCACCCAGGCGACCTCCGGCATGCGCTTGGCGCAACGCCTGGACCGCGGCATCTGGCGCGTGGTGTTGCTGTACGTGCTGCTGGGGCTGGCGCTGTCGATCGGCAGCGACCTGGTTCTGGTGCACTTCGTAGACGATCGCGGCACGTTGGTCGCTCTTCAGCTGGTCAACGACGCCCTGTTCCTGGCGCTGACCGCGGTTGCCCTCTATTACCTGCTGCGCCCGCTGGTGCGCGCCGCGGTGCAGGCGCACACCCGGCTGGCGCTGTCGGAGGCCGGCTACCGGCAGATGTTCCACGCCAATCCCAGCCCGATGCTGGTCTACGACCTGGAAGGCCTGCGCATCCTCGACGTGAACCCGGCGGCGGTCGCCTTCTTCGGCTGGTCGCACGACGAGTTCGTCGGCTTGGAGCTGGCCCGGCTGTGGCCGCCCAGTGCCAGCGCCCGCCTGGCCGAGGTGATCGAGACGATCCGGCAGACGCCGTCCAAAACCTGCGTGGTGGCCGAGCCGCTGCGCCTGCGCGACGGCAGCCAGTGCATGGCCGAGGCGCGCAGCACCAGCCTGGACTACCACGGCCGGCAGGCGCGGCTGGTGGTGATCAGCGACCGCAGCGCCGAGTACGACGCGCAGCGCCGCCGCGACCAGGCCCTGCAGCATCTGCAGGAGGCGCAGTCGATCGCGCGGTTGGGCTCGTGGCAACTGGACCGGGCCAGCGGCCTGGGCAGCTATTCCGAGCAGGTCTACCGCATGCTCGGCCGGCGCGTGCCGGAACAGCCGCGCCAGCACCGCCTGGAAGAGCTGCTGGTGCCGCCCGACGTGCCGTCGCAGGCGCGTATCCAGCGGGTGATCGAGGACCTGTGCGGCAGCGCGCCGTTGCAACTGGACATGCTGCTGCCGGTGCTGGCCGCCGACGGCCAGGCGCGCATGCTGCACCTGCGCGCCGAATCGTCCAGCGACGACGAGGGCAGCGCCTGCGTGCACGGCACCCTGCAGGACGTGACCGAGCACGAGCGCTCGCGGCGCCTGCTGCACGAGCGCGAGGAGCAGTTCCGGGAACTGGTGCGGGTGCTGCCGGACGGGGTGGCGATCCTGCACCAGGAACACGTGCTGTACGCCAACGCCGCCTGTGCCGGACAGTTCGGCTTCGAGGGCGAGAACCTGCTCGGCGAGCCGCTGCAGGGCCTGGTCGACAGCGCCGATCTGCCGCTCGTGCGGCAGCGGATGGGCGCGGCCGGCGCCAAGGGCGAACGCGGTGCCACCGCGCGCATGTGCCGCCGCGACGGCTCGCTGTTCCACGCCGGGCTGTCGTTCGGCAACGTCCGCTACAGCGGCCGCGACTGCAAGCTGTTGATCGTGCGCGACCTCAGCGAACCGGAGCGCATGCGCGATGCGCTGGCGCAGAGCAACCGCGAGCTGCAGGCGATGGCGCGGCGCCTGTTCTCGCTGCAGGAAGACGAGCGCCGCGCGATCTCGCGCGACCTGCACGACGACATCGGCCAGGCGATCACCGCGATGAAGCTGTCCGCGCACGCCGCATTGGACGAGACCGACGCCGAGCGCCGGCGCGAGGACCTGAGCGAGATCGTGAACCTGGCCGACAGCAGCATCACCAAGCTGCGCAACCTCTCCACCCTGCTGCGGCCGCCGCAACTGGACGCGCTGGGCCTGGAAGCGGCGCTGCGCTGGCAGGCCGGCATGCTGTTCCGCGCCTCGCCGGTGCGCCTGCACCTGGACATCGCCGCCCTGCCCGAGCGCCCCAGCGGCGAGGTCGAACAGGCCTGTTTCCGCATCGCCCAGGAAAGCCTGACCAACGTGCTGCGCCACGCCAGCGCCGGCGAAGTGCGGATGACCCTCGGCGACGAGGAACGCCAGCGCCTGCGCCTGGAAGTGGTCGACGATGGCGACGGTTTCGATCCGGCCGGCCCGCGCGGCCTGGGCCTGATCGTGATGCGCGAGCGCGCGCAGAGCGCCGGCGGTACCCTGCAGATCGACACCGCGCCCGGCGCTGGAACCCGGGTCTCGCTGTGCCTGCCCTACACCACCGCGGCAGCGCCGTCGCCCCCGCCTGGAACCTGA